The proteins below come from a single Sphingomicrobium sediminis genomic window:
- a CDS encoding cation diffusion facilitator family transporter, translating into MSGVHHHHGHDHHSERSTLTKRAALFSVSVALFLVGLKLWATWSTDSVAMLGSLADTALDLIASLVTFFGVRYAAMPADEEHRFGHGKAEAIAALFQVILISVSAIGIAWRGIERFGSGTRTQELELGVGVSAVAIVVTLGLLAYQRFVIRKTGSVAIQTDHVHYQSDLLLNLAVIAALALDQLGNFALADPILGLAIAAWLLWGAWRGAGHALNQLMDREWDEDKRQRFVDMINAHPELHGIHELRTRTSGGHDFAQFHIWLDPDMTISQAHVVMDEIEATIHKEFPAVDILIHPDPKGLKEPGQDMTPE; encoded by the coding sequence ATGAGCGGCGTGCATCATCACCACGGCCATGACCACCATAGCGAGCGGTCGACCCTGACCAAGCGCGCCGCGCTTTTCTCGGTCAGCGTCGCGCTCTTCCTGGTCGGGCTAAAGCTATGGGCAACGTGGAGCACAGACAGTGTCGCGATGCTCGGCAGTCTCGCCGATACCGCGCTAGACCTCATCGCCAGTCTCGTGACTTTCTTCGGCGTGCGGTACGCCGCCATGCCCGCCGACGAAGAACATCGCTTCGGCCATGGCAAGGCGGAAGCCATCGCCGCGCTCTTCCAGGTCATCCTCATTTCGGTCAGCGCCATCGGCATTGCATGGCGCGGAATCGAACGGTTCGGATCTGGCACACGGACGCAGGAGCTCGAACTTGGCGTCGGCGTCAGCGCTGTTGCCATCGTCGTGACATTAGGCCTGCTCGCCTACCAGCGCTTCGTCATCCGCAAGACCGGGTCGGTCGCAATCCAAACCGATCATGTCCATTACCAGTCCGACTTGCTGCTCAATCTCGCCGTCATCGCCGCGCTGGCGCTCGACCAATTGGGCAATTTCGCGCTTGCCGACCCGATCCTCGGCCTGGCCATCGCAGCCTGGCTACTCTGGGGCGCGTGGCGCGGCGCGGGACATGCGCTCAACCAGCTGATGGATCGCGAATGGGACGAGGATAAACGCCAGCGCTTCGTCGACATGATCAATGCCCATCCCGAATTGCACGGCATCCACGAACTGCGCACGCGCACCTCGGGTGGGCACGATTTCGCGCAATTCCATATCTGGCTCGACCCCGACATGACCATCTCGCAGGCGCATGTCGTGATGGACGAGATCGAGGCGACGATTCACAAGGAATTCCCGGCGGTCGACATCCTCATCCATCCCGATCCCAAGGGACTGAAGGAGCCAGGGCAGGACATGACACCCGAATGA
- the pdxH gene encoding pyridoxamine 5'-phosphate oxidase, with protein MDPFRIFEEWYEEAKASEPRDANAMVVATATSDGAPSARYVLFKDHGPGGFVFYTNLESRKGLELATNPRAAIAIHWKSTYKQVRIEGPVEQVDDATADAYFASRGRDKQLAASASQQSRELPSEDLFEARIEELDKLDVLSRPAHWSGLRVIPERIELWEGNESRTHHRRLFVKQEDGSWTESLLYP; from the coding sequence ATGGATCCGTTCCGCATCTTCGAAGAATGGTACGAAGAGGCCAAGGCCTCCGAACCGCGCGATGCCAACGCCATGGTCGTCGCCACCGCCACATCCGACGGGGCGCCGTCAGCCCGATATGTCCTGTTCAAGGATCACGGCCCGGGCGGCTTCGTCTTCTATACCAACCTTGAAAGCCGCAAGGGCTTGGAACTGGCCACCAATCCACGCGCGGCGATAGCGATCCACTGGAAATCCACCTACAAACAGGTGCGCATCGAGGGACCGGTGGAGCAGGTCGACGACGCCACCGCGGACGCCTATTTTGCAAGCCGTGGCCGCGACAAGCAGCTTGCCGCTAGCGCTTCGCAACAAAGCCGCGAACTTCCGAGCGAAGACCTCTTCGAAGCGCGGATCGAAGAACTCGACAAGCTTGATGTGTTGAGCCGTCCGGCCCACTGGTCGGGCCTGCGTGTCATCCCCGAACGGATCGAATTGTGGGAAGGCAATGAAAGCCGGACCCACCACCGCCGCCTGTTCGTCAAACAGGAAGACGGGAGCTGGACCGAGAGCCTGCTCTACCCATGA
- a CDS encoding GlsB/YeaQ/YmgE family stress response membrane protein, with translation MDLLTEHGWLAWIIIGLVAGGIAKLIMPGKDPGGCLVTMILGIAGAVVAGFLGRAVGFYDAGEGASWIGAIVGALIILFIYRMVVKKR, from the coding sequence ATGGATTTGTTGACTGAACATGGGTGGCTGGCCTGGATCATCATCGGGCTTGTTGCAGGCGGGATCGCCAAGCTCATCATGCCGGGCAAGGATCCGGGCGGCTGCCTCGTCACGATGATCCTCGGCATTGCCGGCGCGGTCGTCGCCGGTTTCCTCGGCCGCGCGGTCGGTTTCTACGATGCCGGAGAAGGCGCGAGCTGGATCGGCGCTATCGTCGGCGCGCTGATCATCCTCTTCATCTACCGGATGGTCGTGAAAAAGCGCTAA
- a CDS encoding efflux RND transporter permease subunit → MNFRNISAWSIRNPVPPIVLFTILLVAGIIAFVRMEVTNNPDIDFPAANVGISQPGAAPEEMENQITQRVEAAVRGIEGVDEINSSVNEGFTNTFVQFEIGTPVDRAVNDVRNAIAQIRGDLPAGILEPRVSRVDIGGGGSLSFIAARTTDMTLEQLSWYIDNDVSRRLLGVEGIAEVSRFGGVDREISVILDPRALQAQGITAAQVNSQLRQLNINAAGGATELAGSRQTVRILGNAATAAALADTRIPTSGGRTVRLSEIAEVRDAASEQTSYARMNGEEVVVFNFSRAKGASDVTAYDDGWAELQRIERDDPRIDFIEISNNVDYTKIQYTSSMTALIEGAVLAVLVVFLFLRDFRATIIAAVAIPLSAIPAFFFMDLMSINLNFLSLLALALVAGVLVDDAIVEIENIVRHMRMGKSAYQASIDAADEIGLAVLATTMTIVAVFLPVAMMPGISGQFFQNFGYTVVLAVIMSLLVARMITPLMAAYFLRAEGEAEHGNSWWMRKYLAILGWTLSNKKSKDIINGLDVPERKPIYKKIPEYLALGFAALLIISSFFRPQSEMVDGTMVITPGRSVDGFGDLLKLLMDFGFTFLGLLIVISFVFMAIAGIWGAITKQRDGWGQRGVYRWKRIGARLRDHRLSAVVGGFVTLGLTIMLFAQLPIEFSPLEDRDQSTINVSLPPGATIEQTAAIVERVAATVEDHPEVDAVFQRIFTGRGNVNVIWNEDRPNPSYEYERELAPALTQIPDARINFQNQGGGGPGGSGQAITYYLGSTDPLLLEETAYQIMEEMAARPEFVGPRVIGDDIRPEINITPRFDLAADLGVSTISLSQTIRIATLGDIEQNSARFSLSDRQIPIRVALSEEERENIDTLLNLPVPTNSGGSVPLKSVADISFGAGPTSIQRTDQQRRIAIGTDVAQGVAIGEARALVQQLPTIANLPQGVQELELGEAKWQAELLRNFVIAVGAGIMLMFAVLVLLYRRFLAPFVNMGSLLLAPLGAAVALHLAGMSVSLPVFIGILLLLGIVAKNSILLVDFALDMMEGGMEKDEAIHEAGHKRAQPIVMTTVAMVAGMIPIALSLHGDSSWRAPMGWSVIGGLIFSTVLTLLLVPAFFSLAIDIEKKIAKRFGGLVNENEDRRLEGPRSPELPGDDRPGMLPAE, encoded by the coding sequence ATGAATTTCCGCAACATTTCGGCATGGAGCATCCGCAATCCGGTGCCGCCGATCGTGCTGTTCACGATTTTGCTGGTTGCCGGGATCATCGCCTTCGTCCGCATGGAGGTGACCAACAATCCGGACATCGATTTCCCGGCGGCCAATGTCGGCATCAGCCAGCCTGGCGCCGCGCCCGAGGAAATGGAGAACCAGATCACGCAGCGTGTCGAAGCCGCCGTGCGCGGCATCGAGGGCGTCGACGAGATCAACAGCTCGGTCAACGAGGGCTTCACCAACACCTTCGTCCAGTTCGAGATCGGCACTCCGGTCGATCGCGCCGTCAACGATGTGCGCAACGCCATCGCGCAGATCCGCGGCGACCTGCCCGCCGGCATCCTCGAGCCGCGCGTGAGCCGCGTCGACATTGGCGGCGGCGGCAGCCTTTCCTTCATCGCCGCGCGCACCACCGACATGACGCTGGAACAGCTTTCCTGGTATATCGACAATGACGTCTCGCGCCGCCTGCTCGGCGTCGAGGGCATTGCCGAGGTCAGCCGCTTCGGCGGCGTCGATCGCGAAATCAGCGTCATCCTCGATCCGCGCGCGCTCCAGGCGCAGGGCATCACCGCCGCGCAGGTCAATTCGCAGCTGCGCCAGCTCAACATCAACGCTGCCGGCGGTGCCACCGAACTTGCCGGCTCGCGCCAGACCGTCCGCATCCTCGGCAACGCCGCGACCGCGGCCGCGCTCGCCGATACTCGTATCCCGACCTCGGGTGGGCGCACCGTGCGCCTCAGCGAGATTGCCGAAGTGCGCGATGCCGCGTCAGAGCAGACCAGCTATGCGCGCATGAATGGCGAGGAAGTCGTCGTCTTCAACTTCAGCCGCGCCAAGGGCGCCTCGGACGTCACCGCCTATGATGATGGCTGGGCCGAATTGCAGCGCATCGAACGCGATGATCCGCGCATCGACTTCATCGAGATTTCGAACAATGTGGACTATACCAAGATCCAATATACCAGCTCGATGACCGCGCTCATCGAAGGCGCGGTGCTGGCGGTCCTCGTCGTCTTCCTTTTCCTTCGCGACTTCCGCGCGACGATCATCGCTGCGGTCGCGATCCCCTTGTCGGCGATCCCGGCCTTCTTCTTCATGGATCTGATGAGCATCAACCTCAACTTCCTCAGCCTGCTCGCGCTCGCTTTGGTGGCCGGGGTGTTGGTCGATGACGCGATCGTGGAGATCGAGAATATCGTCAGACATATGCGGATGGGCAAGTCCGCCTATCAGGCATCGATCGACGCTGCCGACGAGATCGGGCTGGCGGTGCTTGCCACCACCATGACCATCGTCGCGGTCTTCCTGCCGGTCGCCATGATGCCCGGCATTTCGGGCCAGTTCTTCCAGAATTTCGGCTATACCGTCGTGCTCGCGGTCATCATGTCGCTCCTTGTCGCGCGCATGATCACGCCATTGATGGCAGCCTATTTCCTGCGCGCCGAGGGTGAAGCGGAACATGGCAATAGCTGGTGGATGCGCAAATATCTGGCGATCCTCGGCTGGACCCTGTCCAACAAGAAGTCGAAAGACATCATCAACGGCCTCGACGTTCCCGAGCGCAAGCCGATCTACAAGAAAATCCCGGAATATCTCGCGCTGGGCTTTGCCGCCTTGCTGATCATTTCGTCCTTCTTCCGTCCGCAGTCCGAGATGGTCGACGGCACCATGGTGATCACGCCCGGCCGCAGCGTCGACGGCTTCGGCGACCTCCTGAAGCTCCTCATGGACTTCGGCTTCACCTTCCTCGGCCTTCTGATCGTCATCAGCTTCGTCTTCATGGCGATTGCCGGGATCTGGGGCGCCATCACCAAGCAGCGCGATGGCTGGGGCCAGCGCGGTGTCTATCGCTGGAAGCGTATCGGTGCGCGCCTGCGCGACCATCGCCTCTCGGCGGTCGTCGGCGGCTTCGTGACGCTCGGCCTCACCATCATGCTGTTCGCCCAGCTGCCGATCGAGTTCAGCCCGCTTGAAGATCGCGACCAGTCGACCATCAACGTCTCGCTGCCCCCGGGCGCGACGATCGAGCAGACCGCTGCCATCGTCGAGCGCGTCGCTGCGACCGTCGAAGACCATCCCGAGGTCGATGCCGTGTTCCAGCGCATCTTTACCGGTCGCGGCAACGTCAACGTGATCTGGAACGAGGACCGTCCCAACCCGTCCTACGAATATGAACGCGAGCTCGCGCCTGCGCTGACGCAGATCCCCGATGCCCGCATCAACTTCCAGAACCAGGGCGGTGGCGGCCCCGGCGGTTCGGGTCAGGCGATCACCTATTATCTCGGCTCGACCGACCCGCTGCTGCTCGAGGAAACCGCCTACCAGATCATGGAAGAAATGGCGGCACGTCCGGAATTTGTCGGCCCGCGCGTGATCGGCGACGATATCCGTCCCGAAATCAACATCACGCCGCGCTTCGACCTCGCCGCGGACCTCGGTGTCTCGACCATCTCGCTCTCGCAGACGATCCGCATCGCGACCTTGGGCGACATCGAACAGAATAGCGCCCGCTTCAGTCTGTCGGATCGCCAAATCCCGATCCGCGTCGCATTGTCGGAAGAAGAGCGCGAGAATATCGATACGCTCCTCAACCTGCCGGTGCCGACCAATTCGGGCGGTTCGGTGCCGCTGAAGTCGGTTGCCGACATCAGCTTCGGTGCCGGTCCCACCTCGATCCAGCGCACCGACCAGCAACGTCGCATCGCCATCGGCACCGACGTCGCGCAAGGCGTCGCCATCGGCGAAGCGCGCGCACTGGTCCAGCAGCTGCCGACCATCGCCAACCTGCCGCAGGGCGTGCAGGAGCTCGAACTGGGCGAAGCCAAGTGGCAGGCCGAGTTGCTGCGCAACTTCGTCATCGCCGTCGGCGCGGGCATCATGCTGATGTTCGCGGTGCTGGTGCTGCTCTACCGCCGCTTCCTCGCGCCGTTCGTGAACATGGGCTCGCTGCTGCTCGCGCCCCTGGGTGCAGCCGTCGCGCTCCACCTTGCGGGCATGAGCGTCTCGCTGCCGGTCTTCATCGGCATCCTCCTGCTGCTCGGCATCGTCGCCAAGAACTCGATCCTGCTGGTCGATTTCGCGCTCGACATGATGGAAGGCGGCATGGAGAAGGACGAGGCGATCCACGAAGCCGGCCACAAGCGTGCCCAGCCGATCGTCATGACCACGGTCGCGATGGTCGCGGGCATGATCCCGATCGCGCTCTCGCTCCATGGCGACTCGTCCTGGCGCGCGCCGATGGGCTGGTCGGTGATTGGCGGCCTCATCTTCTCGACCGTGCTGACCCTGCTGCTCGTGCCGGCCTTCTTCAGCCTCGCCATCGATATCGAGAAGAAGATCGCCAAGCGCTTCGGCGGCCTCGTCAACGAGAATGAAGACCGGCGCCTCGAAGGCCCGCGCTCGCCGGAGCTTCCCGGCGACGACCGGCCGGGAATGCTGCCTGCCGAGTGA
- a CDS encoding SIMPL domain-containing protein, translating to MRNLLTPALAGLALATAMPTMAMAQSAPAAMSADATRLDITVTGKATRVPDIAVINAGVQTRALTASDALAQNAQRIDAMLDALEDLGIERRDIQTQRINLNAQYDYRDRETPKLTGYVANNSLTIRFRDIEQAGRILDILVAEGANQLNGPTLMIDDPEEALDEARQDAIAKGMARAKLYAAAMGKRVARVVVVQEGGGPINRPRPPMAMAEADIVTTGSRTQIVAGEQDLAVTLSMSFDLE from the coding sequence ATGCGTAACTTGTTGACCCCGGCACTGGCGGGCCTTGCTTTGGCCACGGCCATGCCGACCATGGCGATGGCGCAAAGCGCGCCTGCGGCCATGAGCGCGGATGCAACGCGGCTCGATATCACCGTCACCGGCAAGGCCACCCGCGTGCCCGATATCGCCGTTATCAATGCCGGTGTGCAGACCCGCGCGCTGACCGCCTCGGACGCGCTGGCGCAGAATGCGCAGCGGATCGACGCCATGCTCGATGCGCTGGAAGATCTCGGGATCGAGCGCCGCGACATCCAGACGCAGCGCATCAATCTCAACGCGCAATATGATTATCGCGATCGCGAGACGCCCAAGTTGACCGGCTATGTTGCCAATAACAGCCTGACGATCCGTTTTCGCGATATCGAGCAGGCGGGGCGCATCCTCGACATCCTCGTCGCGGAAGGTGCGAACCAGCTTAATGGCCCGACGCTGATGATCGATGATCCGGAAGAGGCGCTGGACGAGGCGCGGCAGGACGCCATCGCCAAGGGCATGGCCCGCGCCAAGCTCTATGCCGCCGCGATGGGCAAGCGCGTCGCGCGGGTTGTCGTCGTGCAGGAAGGCGGCGGGCCCATCAATCGGCCGCGCCCGCCCATGGCGATGGCCGAGGCCGATATCGTGACGACCGGATCGCGTACGCAAATCGTGGCCGGCGAGCAGGACCTTGCGGTGACCCTGTCGATGAGCTTCGACCTAGAATAG
- a CDS encoding DUF1153 domain-containing protein, translating into MLENQKIKPAQVIGPLGEPLTLESLPPKGTTRWVVRRKAEVVAAVNGGLLTVDEACERYDLSLEEFTSWQRAVDRSGMPGLRVTRLKQYRDQYERQARY; encoded by the coding sequence ATGCTCGAGAACCAGAAGATCAAGCCCGCTCAGGTGATTGGCCCGCTCGGCGAACCGCTGACACTGGAGTCGCTCCCCCCCAAGGGCACGACGCGCTGGGTTGTCCGTCGCAAGGCCGAGGTGGTGGCCGCGGTTAACGGTGGCCTGCTGACAGTCGACGAAGCGTGCGAACGCTATGACCTGAGCCTGGAAGAGTTCACCAGCTGGCAGCGTGCGGTCGACCGCTCGGGCATGCCCGGGCTGCGCGTCACGCGGCTCAAACAGTATCGCGATCAGTATGAGCGCCAGGCGCGCTACTAA
- a CDS encoding efflux RND transporter periplasmic adaptor subunit, producing the protein MNRETTIGTPAIEDENYERDRKRRRLALIVGIILVIGALLAAFYLMGGEEETGPAGAQGASSNRQAPSVTVIVPGNTEIGRTIVTSGTLAARRDQSVGISGQGGRVTRVLVEAGDWVRQGQLLASIERDVQVQQAAQQRASIAAAQADAALAKNELERAQQLVERGFVSQADIDRRQATYDAAVARVEVARAQLRQTQASIGLLDIRAPTSGLILERNIEVGQVVGGGTPNAFRMARGGEMEMRAVLSQEDLANVSVGMPATIIPTGTDREFVGQIWQVSPVIDPQSRQGEVRIAIPYDSAIRPGGFAEARIGAGATTAPLLPQSAVLADANGNYVYIVTENDTVARRDVTIGTVDDRGVTIASGITGGERIVSRAGAFLTEGRAVTPVVEPAASEMPGAAAETDEEAEVR; encoded by the coding sequence ATGAACCGCGAAACGACGATCGGCACGCCCGCTATCGAAGACGAAAATTACGAACGCGACCGCAAGCGCCGTCGCTTGGCGCTCATCGTCGGCATCATTCTCGTCATCGGCGCCCTGCTGGCGGCCTTTTATCTGATGGGCGGCGAAGAGGAAACCGGTCCGGCCGGTGCCCAGGGTGCCTCCAGCAACCGCCAGGCCCCCAGCGTCACCGTCATCGTCCCCGGCAATACCGAAATCGGTCGTACCATCGTGACCTCCGGCACGCTGGCCGCGCGCCGCGACCAGTCGGTCGGCATTTCCGGCCAGGGTGGCCGTGTCACCCGCGTCCTCGTCGAGGCCGGCGACTGGGTCCGCCAGGGCCAGCTGCTCGCCTCGATCGAGCGCGACGTGCAGGTCCAGCAGGCCGCCCAGCAGCGTGCCAGCATCGCCGCCGCGCAGGCCGATGCCGCGCTTGCCAAGAACGAACTCGAACGCGCCCAGCAGCTGGTCGAGCGTGGCTTTGTCAGCCAAGCCGATATCGACCGCCGCCAGGCCACTTACGACGCCGCAGTCGCGCGGGTCGAAGTCGCCCGCGCCCAGCTGCGCCAGACCCAGGCCTCGATCGGCTTGCTCGACATTCGCGCCCCCACGTCGGGCCTGATCCTCGAGCGCAACATCGAAGTCGGCCAGGTCGTCGGCGGCGGCACGCCCAACGCGTTCCGCATGGCCCGTGGCGGCGAAATGGAAATGCGCGCGGTGCTGAGCCAGGAAGACCTCGCCAACGTCAGCGTCGGCATGCCCGCCACGATCATCCCGACCGGCACCGACCGCGAATTTGTCGGCCAGATCTGGCAGGTGTCGCCAGTCATCGACCCGCAGAGCCGCCAGGGTGAAGTGCGCATCGCCATCCCCTACGACTCGGCCATCCGTCCCGGCGGTTTTGCCGAAGCGCGGATCGGCGCCGGCGCGACGACGGCCCCGCTGCTGCCGCAGTCGGCAGTACTCGCCGATGCTAATGGCAACTATGTCTATATCGTCACCGAGAACGATACGGTCGCGCGCCGCGACGTAACGATCGGCACGGTCGATGATCGCGGCGTTACCATCGCCAGCGGCATCACCGGCGGCGAACGCATCGTCAGCCGCGCCGGCGCGTTCCTTACCGAGGGCCGTGCCGTCACGCCGGTGGTCGAACCCGCCGCGAGCGAAATGCCCGGGGCGGCAGCCGAGACCGACGAAGAAGCCGAAGTCCGCTAA
- a CDS encoding PhzF family phenazine biosynthesis protein, which produces MKRIPFTQVDAFTDRTSRLTGNPAAVMPLKEWLRDEHLRKIAEENNLSETAFTVPWHDDDADYHLRWFTPTTEVALCGHATLAAAHVLIGEREAVRFKTNHAGILTVRRNGEHLVIDMPLAKHEQTDLGTATLAALGVDAELHLYQGPEPLLIVPLEDETTVRGLKPDFAALRHIEALVMITAPSSMPNVDFVSRVFAGAYGIDEDPVTGSAHAGLAAYWTEQTGKTRLNAFQASRRGGRLTCMVEGDRLHLMGRAMTVIEGEFFF; this is translated from the coding sequence ATGAAGCGCATTCCTTTCACGCAGGTCGACGCCTTTACCGACCGCACCAGCCGACTGACCGGCAATCCGGCCGCCGTCATGCCGCTCAAGGAATGGCTACGCGACGAACATCTGCGCAAGATTGCCGAAGAGAATAACCTCTCCGAAACCGCCTTCACCGTGCCGTGGCACGACGATGATGCCGACTATCATCTCCGCTGGTTCACGCCGACGACCGAAGTCGCGCTCTGCGGCCACGCCACCCTTGCCGCCGCGCACGTCCTGATCGGCGAACGCGAGGCGGTGCGCTTCAAGACCAATCATGCCGGGATCCTGACCGTGCGCCGCAATGGCGAGCATCTCGTCATCGACATGCCGCTCGCGAAGCACGAGCAGACCGACCTCGGCACGGCCACGCTCGCTGCCCTCGGTGTCGATGCAGAGCTGCATCTTTATCAGGGCCCCGAACCCCTGCTGATCGTCCCGCTGGAGGACGAAACCACGGTGCGCGGCCTCAAGCCCGACTTTGCAGCACTCCGCCATATCGAGGCGCTAGTGATGATCACCGCGCCTTCGTCCATGCCGAACGTGGATTTCGTCAGCCGCGTGTTCGCCGGCGCTTACGGGATCGACGAGGATCCGGTGACGGGCTCCGCGCATGCCGGCCTCGCCGCCTACTGGACCGAACAGACCGGCAAGACGCGGCTCAATGCCTTCCAGGCCAGCCGTCGCGGCGGCCGCCTAACCTGCATGGTCGAGGGCGACCGGCTCCACCTGATGGGCCGCGCCATGACCGTGATCGAGGGCGAGTTCTTCTTTTAG
- a CDS encoding GlsB/YeaQ/YmgE family stress response membrane protein, with protein MGIIILIVVGGILGWLASIVMRTDAQQGILLNIVVGIVGALLAGFLVPGGSITSGISLPSILWSLLGAIVLLAIVNLVRRGKVR; from the coding sequence ATGGGTATCATCATTCTGATCGTCGTCGGCGGCATTCTGGGCTGGCTTGCCAGCATCGTCATGCGCACCGACGCACAGCAGGGCATCCTGCTCAATATCGTCGTCGGCATTGTCGGCGCGCTGCTCGCCGGCTTCCTGGTGCCGGGCGGCTCAATCACCTCGGGCATCTCGCTGCCGAGCATCCTGTGGTCGCTGCTTGGTGCGATCGTCCTCCTGGCGATTGTCAACCTCGTCCGCCGCGGCAAGGTTCGCTAG
- the mnmA gene encoding tRNA 2-thiouridine(34) synthase MnmA, translating into MIPDFDLSGDISSQRIVVAMSGGVDSSVVACLAAKTGAQVIGVTLQLYDHGEAVARSGSCCAGQDIYDAKMVCDRLGIPHYVLDYESRFREGVIDKFADEYAMGRTPIPCSQCNQGVKFVDLLAFSKELGADCLATGHYVRRVIGEDGKAQLWKGRDPRRDQSYFLYGTTQEQLDFLRFPLGDLPKDEVRKLAEEAGLEVANKPDSQDICFVPDGDYASLVKKLRPETAAPGKIVTLDGTVLGDHPGVVHYTIGQRRGLEIGGQAEPLYVVKIDPEAREVVVGPKRALAIASCTVEGLNWLAEDQRQVETKVRSLAPPVPATLTDVGVRFDAPQFGVAPGQSAVYYEGDRLLGGGTIVATQAAELEDA; encoded by the coding sequence ATGATCCCCGATTTCGACCTTTCCGGCGACATTTCGTCGCAGCGCATCGTCGTCGCCATGTCCGGCGGCGTGGATTCGAGCGTGGTTGCCTGCCTCGCTGCCAAGACTGGTGCGCAGGTGATCGGCGTGACCTTGCAGCTCTACGATCATGGCGAAGCCGTGGCGCGTTCGGGCAGCTGCTGCGCAGGGCAGGACATCTATGATGCCAAGATGGTGTGCGACCGGTTGGGTATTCCGCACTACGTGCTCGATTACGAATCGCGTTTTCGCGAAGGCGTGATCGACAAGTTTGCCGACGAATATGCGATGGGCCGCACGCCCATCCCCTGCAGCCAGTGCAACCAAGGCGTGAAGTTCGTCGACCTGCTCGCCTTCTCGAAAGAGCTGGGCGCCGACTGCCTCGCGACAGGCCATTATGTGCGCCGCGTCATCGGTGAGGACGGCAAGGCGCAGCTTTGGAAAGGCCGCGATCCGCGCCGCGACCAGAGCTACTTCCTTTATGGCACCACGCAGGAGCAGCTGGACTTCCTGCGTTTTCCGCTGGGCGACCTGCCCAAGGACGAGGTGCGCAAGCTGGCCGAGGAAGCGGGTCTGGAAGTCGCCAACAAGCCCGACAGTCAGGATATCTGTTTCGTGCCCGACGGCGACTATGCCTCGCTGGTCAAGAAGCTGCGCCCGGAAACGGCTGCGCCGGGCAAGATCGTGACGCTCGACGGCACCGTGCTCGGCGATCATCCGGGCGTCGTCCATTATACGATCGGCCAGCGCCGTGGGCTGGAGATCGGTGGACAGGCCGAACCGCTTTATGTCGTGAAGATCGACCCCGAGGCGCGCGAGGTCGTGGTCGGGCCCAAGCGTGCGCTCGCCATCGCGTCCTGCACGGTGGAAGGCCTCAACTGGCTCGCCGAGGACCAGCGGCAGGTCGAGACCAAGGTGCGCAGCCTCGCGCCGCCCGTTCCCGCCACGCTCACCGATGTTGGCGTGCGCTTCGATGCGCCCCAGTTCGGCGTCGCACCGGGCCAGTCGGCAGTCTATTATGAAGGTGACCGTTTGCTGGGCGGTGGCACGATCGTCGCCACGCAGGCTGCCGAACTCGAAGACGCCTAA